ACCTGTTTCATTAGATAAACAAGTGGGCGATAACGAAGACACAGAATTGCAAGAACTTTTAACAGAAGTTCCAGAAGCCTCGCCTGAAATCCAAGTAACTCAAAATTTAATGCGTCAAGATATCTATCTCTCACTGAGAGAATTAACTCCACAGCAGCAACAAGTCCTAATTTTGCATTATGGCTTGGAAGATAATTGCGAACTCACCTTGACGCAGGTAGCTCAACATCTCAACATTAGTGAAAGCAGAGTTCGTTACTTAGAAAAACAAGCACTGAGTTACCTCCGTCGTTGCCAAACAAATCTACGAGAGTATATTTTCACTTAAATGTATGACAAAACATCAGTATGAACATCTTGCTTCTTCAACTGTTTGTCAACATCGTTAGAAGCTGAAACAAAGTTAGAGAGAGTTTTGAGACTATAAAAAAGTATACATTTCCGAAAGGATTATAGCTTCATCAAAGGTCACTTATTTGTTTTTTTTAAGAAATCTCTATAACTAGCTAAAATTTCACCCAAATTTCATCTCACTTTGTCAAGCTATTAAGAGGTAACATCTTTCACTGAAGATGATTCTGATGATTGATGAATTTAGTAAAGTGATTATAAGAGCGCAATGAATAGAACACTGACATACACTGCTATTTTTGCCTTGACTATGGCAGTTTTAGTTCCAGCTACTTATGCAAATCCTATACCACAATCTAGTAACTTTCCTCATGTTATTAGCTTGGTAGAATTTCCCCAGGGTATTCGCCACGCGAGGATTATGAGACATACCTTAAAAATAGCAGTTCCCGAAAATAGCAAGGCTATTTCTCAGCTAATTATCGAAGCTCCAGCTAACATTGTTCTCAGAGAGAATATTGATGCGTCCGATCAATCCGGTAAAAAATTTGCTGCAAAAGTTTCTATTCAAGGTAAAAAAGCTACGCTAGAGTTTGCCGAATCAGTCGCTCCTGGAACTGTCATAATTGTAGAAATGAATAATGTTAAAAAAACAGCAGTGACTACTGGTGATAAGTTCTACAAGATATCTACCATTCTCGCTGGCATGAATGTAGAGTTACCAATTGGTATTGCTCAATTGCGTGTAATTTAATGAACAAATTACTAAAATACATCTGCTGATTATGAAAGTTTTGCTTGTTGAAGATGAGCCGGATCTGGGTGCATCGATTCAGCGAAAGTTGAGTAAAGAAAGATATATTGTTGACTGGGTTTTGGATGGAAATGAAGCCTGGACTTATC
This window of the Nostoc sp. C052 genome carries:
- a CDS encoding DUF2808 domain-containing protein, whose product is MNRTLTYTAIFALTMAVLVPATYANPIPQSSNFPHVISLVEFPQGIRHARIMRHTLKIAVPENSKAISQLIIEAPANIVLRENIDASDQSGKKFAAKVSIQGKKATLEFAESVAPGTVIIVEMNNVKKTAVTTGDKFYKISTILAGMNVELPIGIAQLRVI